The segment TAATTTAAAATAAATTATAATGAAAAAAATATTCTTGTTATCCTTTTTGGCAATCCTGCTAATATCTTGTGGTCAAACAAAAAACATTGTTACTAACCAAAAAGTTGTGTCTAATGCTACTTATTGGCAACAACGTGTAGCGTATAAAATGGATATTGATATGAATGTGAATAATTATCAATACAAAGGAAAACAAGAGTTGGTGTATACAAATAACTCACCAGATGATTTAAATAAAGTGTTTTATCATTTATATTTTAATGCATTTCAACCGGGTTCTCAAATGGATGCTAGATCTAGAAATATTAAAGATCCTAGCACAAAAATTGGAAACAGAATTAGTAAGTTATCTCCTTCGGAAATAGGATTTATAAAAGTGAATTCTTTAAAACAAAATGAGGTTGCTGTATCTTATAAAATCGTTGGAACAATTTTAGAAGTAACATTAAATAAGCCAATTAAATCTGGAGAAAGTGTAACGTTTAACATGAATTTTGATGCGCAAGTTCCCGTGCAAATTAGAAGATCTGGAAGAAATAATAAAGAAGGAGTTGCACTGTCTATGTCTCAATGGTACCCAAAAATGGCAGAATATGATTTTGAAGGTTGGCATACACCACCTTATATTGCTCGTGAATTTCACGGTGTTTGGGGAGATTTTGATGTAACACTTCATATTGATAAAAATTATGTTGTTGGAGGTACAGGATATTTGCAAAATCCACAAGAAATTGGTTTTGGATATGAAGATAAAAACAAACCATTAAAGATCCCTTCCGGAGAAAAGTTAACATGGCATTTTAAAGCGCCAAATGTACACGATTTTATGTGGGCAGCAGACCCAGATTATATTCATGATACTTTAAAAATGGAAAACGGAATTGATTTACATTTTTATTACAAGAAAAACTTAGATAAAAAGTATCTGAAATACTGGAAAGATTTACAGCCAAAAACGGCAGAATTAATCACGTACTTTTCTGAAAACGTTGGTCAATATCCATACAAACAATATTCTGTAATTCAGGGTGGAGATGGAGGAATGGAGTATGCAATGGCTACTTTAATTACGGGAGAACGTAAATTTGGAAGTCTTTTTG is part of the Polaribacter sp. SA4-10 genome and harbors:
- a CDS encoding M1 family metallopeptidase, translated to MKKIFLLSFLAILLISCGQTKNIVTNQKVVSNATYWQQRVAYKMDIDMNVNNYQYKGKQELVYTNNSPDDLNKVFYHLYFNAFQPGSQMDARSRNIKDPSTKIGNRISKLSPSEIGFIKVNSLKQNEVAVSYKIVGTILEVTLNKPIKSGESVTFNMNFDAQVPVQIRRSGRNNKEGVALSMSQWYPKMAEYDFEGWHTPPYIAREFHGVWGDFDVTLHIDKNYVVGGTGYLQNPQEIGFGYEDKNKPLKIPSGEKLTWHFKAPNVHDFMWAADPDYIHDTLKMENGIDLHFYYKKNLDKKYLKYWKDLQPKTAELITYFSENVGQYPYKQYSVIQGGDGGMEYAMATLITGERKFGSLFGVTAHEMAHTWFQFLLASNESKHPWMDEGFTSYISSKATNEILQEGKENPNTGPYRGYNYVVKNGIEETLSTHADRYDSNTAYGVASYTKGSMFLSQLEYIIGQENTAKGIKKYFTDFSFKHPTPNDVKRSMEKVSGLNLDWYLNEWTQTTHTIDYGIKSVEGTTITLERIGQMPMPVDVEVVYIDDTKESFNIPLEMMRGHKPTSAKVLTDWGWTNPTYTFKTSKEVKSVVIDKSGLMADINLENNTFGEKKKQ